The Amycolatopsis mongoliensis genome includes a window with the following:
- a CDS encoding ABC transporter substrate-binding protein: MARPRLSRRDALRLGGLALPALALPGLLSACGSASGATGAVLRVAQTSDPKTLDPQKQGDLTSMNVLTNLFDTLTTRGPDNRLAPGLALSWSSPDPLTWRFKLRPGVRFHNGEPCDANAVAFSINRLLDPATKSPIVELRYVKRAVVVDESTVDLRCSAPDPIIPAKVSLFGGVAVPPDYLKQVGSAGFAKHPVGTGPFTFGEFQRDHQLRLRANPAYWGGKPAYDELVFLPMPDPSSALASLQSDEVDIVAGLTPDAALQLKGYTGVSIRNYPGIRTSYLSLDTTAGPLRDVRVRRALNHAVDVPLLIKAVLDGKAREVPTMFPREAFGFDPAIAPFTRDVGLAKQLLAEAGFPDGFDTSLTARTDDSNLAEAISGLLARAGVRARVDLVDPGTYTSRLTSSNRSALGPIYLAASTGWTLDAESLVQSNVRHDRRQSRWTNPEADRLVDAEEQSLVPADRQRAFTGLQQLLKQEAPFVFLYQIDNVFAVNTRPQWTPGVVGVLGMAKATVTP; the protein is encoded by the coding sequence GTGGCCCGTCCCCGCCTGTCGCGCCGCGACGCCCTCCGGCTCGGCGGTCTCGCGCTCCCGGCACTGGCCCTGCCGGGGCTGCTGTCCGCGTGCGGCAGCGCCTCGGGTGCCACCGGCGCCGTGCTGCGCGTCGCCCAGACGTCGGACCCCAAGACGCTCGACCCGCAGAAGCAGGGCGACCTGACCTCGATGAACGTGCTGACCAACCTGTTCGACACGCTCACCACCCGCGGCCCGGACAACCGGCTCGCACCGGGGCTCGCGCTGTCGTGGTCCTCGCCCGACCCGCTGACCTGGCGGTTCAAGCTCCGGCCCGGCGTGCGGTTCCACAACGGCGAGCCGTGCGACGCGAACGCCGTCGCGTTCAGCATCAACCGGCTGCTCGACCCCGCCACCAAGTCGCCGATCGTCGAGCTGCGCTACGTCAAGCGGGCCGTCGTGGTCGACGAGTCCACCGTGGACCTGCGCTGCAGCGCCCCCGACCCGATCATCCCGGCGAAGGTCTCGCTGTTCGGCGGCGTCGCCGTGCCGCCGGACTATCTCAAGCAGGTCGGCTCGGCCGGCTTCGCGAAGCACCCGGTCGGCACCGGCCCGTTCACCTTCGGGGAGTTCCAGCGCGACCACCAGCTGCGGCTGCGCGCGAACCCCGCGTACTGGGGCGGGAAACCGGCCTACGACGAGCTGGTGTTCCTCCCGATGCCCGACCCGTCCTCGGCGCTGGCGTCCCTGCAGAGCGACGAGGTCGACATCGTCGCCGGGCTCACCCCCGACGCCGCGCTCCAGCTCAAGGGCTACACCGGCGTCTCGATCCGGAACTACCCGGGCATCCGCACCTCCTACCTCTCGCTCGACACCACCGCCGGCCCGCTGCGCGACGTCCGCGTGCGCCGGGCGCTCAACCACGCCGTGGACGTGCCGCTGCTGATCAAGGCGGTGCTCGACGGCAAGGCCCGCGAGGTGCCGACGATGTTCCCCCGCGAGGCCTTCGGCTTCGACCCGGCGATCGCGCCCTTCACCCGCGACGTCGGCCTGGCGAAGCAGCTCCTCGCGGAAGCCGGGTTCCCCGACGGCTTCGACACCTCGCTCACCGCGCGGACCGACGACTCGAACCTCGCCGAGGCGATCTCCGGGCTCCTCGCCCGCGCCGGGGTCCGGGCCCGGGTGGACCTCGTCGACCCCGGCACCTACACCAGCCGTCTCACGTCGAGCAACCGCAGCGCGCTCGGCCCGATCTACCTCGCCGCCAGCACCGGCTGGACGCTCGACGCCGAAAGCCTCGTGCAGTCCAACGTCCGCCACGACCGGCGGCAGAGCCGGTGGACCAACCCCGAAGCCGACCGGCTGGTGGACGCCGAGGAGCAGTCGCTCGTGCCCGCCGACCGGCAGCGGGCCTTCACCGGGCTCCAGCAGCTTCTCAAGCAGGAGGCGCCGTTCGTGTTCCTCTACCAGATCGACAACGTCTTCGCCGTCAACACGCGTCCACAGTGGACACCGGGCGTGGTCGGCGTGCTGGGCATGGCGAAGGCGACGGTGACCCCGTGA
- a CDS encoding ABC transporter permease — MTAPVVAVGRPAAPGSGVLRVVVTKVLTAIVVLFFVATAAFLLVRLSGDPVKLILPPDATAQQEATLRASLGLDRPLLTQYLDYLGGLPRLHLGTSLVYDQPVAEVLFSRVPATLELAGAALLVALVIAVPAGTFAALRRGRAGDTGVMTGVLVGQSTPAFWVGILLILIFAVQLQVLPASGYGGFAHLVLPAVTLAVYSVAVIARLLRSSLVDVLGSDYIRTARAKGLGTAGVVLGHGLRNAALPVVTVVGLEVGSLLGGAILTEQVFSWPGLGRLTVEAIQNRDFPLVQAAVLFFAATFVVVNLLVDLSYTILDPRVRVTA, encoded by the coding sequence GTGACCGCGCCCGTCGTCGCCGTGGGCCGCCCGGCCGCCCCGGGCAGCGGGGTGCTGCGCGTGGTCGTCACCAAGGTGCTGACCGCGATCGTCGTGCTGTTCTTCGTCGCCACCGCCGCGTTCCTCCTGGTCCGCCTCTCCGGCGACCCGGTGAAGCTCATCCTGCCGCCCGACGCCACCGCCCAGCAGGAGGCCACGCTGCGCGCGAGCCTCGGCCTGGACCGGCCGCTGCTCACCCAGTACCTCGACTACCTCGGCGGCCTGCCGCGCCTGCACCTGGGCACGTCGCTCGTCTACGACCAGCCGGTCGCGGAAGTCCTGTTCTCCCGCGTCCCCGCGACGCTGGAGCTGGCCGGCGCCGCGCTGCTCGTGGCCCTCGTGATCGCGGTCCCGGCGGGCACGTTCGCGGCGCTGCGCCGCGGCCGCGCGGGCGACACCGGCGTGATGACGGGAGTCCTCGTCGGACAGTCGACCCCCGCGTTCTGGGTCGGGATCCTGCTGATCCTCATCTTCGCCGTGCAGCTGCAGGTGCTGCCCGCGTCCGGCTACGGCGGCTTCGCCCACCTCGTCCTCCCGGCCGTCACGCTGGCGGTGTACTCGGTGGCGGTGATCGCGCGGCTGCTGCGCAGTTCGCTGGTCGACGTGCTCGGCTCCGACTACATCCGCACCGCGCGGGCGAAAGGGCTCGGCACCGCCGGGGTCGTGCTGGGCCACGGCCTGCGCAACGCCGCGCTGCCCGTCGTCACGGTCGTCGGCCTGGAGGTCGGCAGCCTGCTCGGCGGCGCGATCCTCACCGAGCAGGTGTTCTCCTGGCCCGGCCTCGGCCGGCTGACCGTCGAGGCGATCCAGAACCGCGACTTCCCGCTGGTGCAGGCCGCGGTGCTGTTCTTCGCCGCCACGTTCGTCGTGGTGAACCTGCTCGTCGACCTGTCCTACACGATTCTCGACCCGAGGGTGCGGGTGACCGCGTGA
- a CDS encoding ABC transporter permease codes for MAVPTARQARPSVVRAVLRNKLGLVAVTVLALMILVALLAPLIAPYDPGAQDLLVRLHPPAWAAGGDSAHLLGTDQLGRDILSRLCYGARVSLLVGACAALLAGVVGAVIGLVAGFLGGWFDRILMRIADIQLAFPSILLALAIVGFLGSGLWYVVLVLGFTGWVSYARVIRSEVLSLRTREFVTEARAIGVTDFTIMRRHLLRNVLAPLATIGTLHVAAAIVAEASLSYLGLGVPKRTVTWGGMLADGQLYLGTSWWVAVFPGVALMLTALAVNITGDVLRDVADPKAYRS; via the coding sequence ATGGCTGTCCCCACCGCCCGCCAGGCACGCCCGAGCGTGGTGCGCGCCGTGCTGCGCAACAAGCTCGGCCTGGTCGCCGTGACCGTGCTGGCGCTGATGATCCTCGTCGCCCTGCTCGCGCCGCTGATCGCGCCGTACGACCCGGGCGCGCAGGACCTGCTGGTGCGGCTGCACCCGCCCGCGTGGGCCGCCGGCGGCGACTCCGCGCACCTGCTCGGCACCGACCAGCTGGGCCGCGACATCCTGTCCCGGCTCTGCTACGGCGCCCGCGTCTCGCTGCTCGTCGGCGCGTGCGCGGCCCTGCTGGCCGGCGTGGTCGGCGCCGTGATCGGCCTGGTCGCCGGGTTCCTCGGCGGCTGGTTCGACCGGATCCTGATGCGGATCGCCGACATCCAGCTCGCGTTCCCGTCGATCCTGCTCGCGCTCGCCATCGTCGGGTTCCTCGGTTCCGGCCTCTGGTACGTCGTGCTCGTGCTCGGTTTCACCGGCTGGGTCTCCTACGCCCGCGTGATCCGGTCCGAAGTGCTTTCCCTGCGTACCAGGGAGTTCGTGACGGAAGCACGCGCGATCGGCGTCACGGACTTCACGATCATGCGCCGGCACCTGCTGCGCAACGTGCTGGCGCCGCTGGCGACCATCGGTACGCTCCACGTCGCCGCGGCGATCGTGGCCGAGGCGTCGCTGAGCTACCTCGGCCTCGGCGTGCCCAAGCGGACGGTGACCTGGGGCGGCATGCTCGCCGACGGCCAGCTCTACCTCGGCACGTCGTGGTGGGTGGCCGTGTTCCCCGGCGTCGCGCTGATGCTCACCGCACTGGCCGTCAACATCACCGGCGACGTCCTGCGCGACGTCGCGGACCCGAAGGCGTACCGCTCATGA
- a CDS encoding ATP-binding cassette domain-containing protein — translation MSLLEITDLSIEFRVDTGTVTAADGVSLSVAEGETVALVGESGSGKTATALSVLRLNPEPPCVYAGGEILLDGRDVLKLSEKDLRGIRGNDVAMVFQDPMTSLNPVKRVGAQVAEVVRKHQGASRAAARAAAVEALREAGIPDPERRAAQYPHQLSGGLRQRVMIAMALVGRPRVLIADEPTTALDVTVQAQILELLVDLQRRHGMAILLITHDLGVVAEVADRVVVLKSGRVVETGEVVPLFEAPREDYTRELLRATPKLERV, via the coding sequence ATGAGCCTGCTGGAGATCACCGACCTGAGCATCGAATTCCGGGTGGACACCGGCACCGTGACCGCGGCCGACGGCGTCAGCCTGTCCGTGGCCGAAGGCGAGACCGTCGCCCTGGTGGGGGAGTCGGGCAGCGGCAAGACCGCGACGGCGTTGTCCGTGCTGCGGCTCAACCCCGAGCCGCCGTGCGTCTACGCGGGCGGCGAGATCCTCCTGGACGGCCGGGACGTGCTGAAACTGTCCGAAAAGGACCTGCGGGGGATTCGGGGCAACGACGTCGCCATGGTCTTCCAGGACCCGATGACCAGCCTCAACCCGGTCAAACGCGTCGGTGCGCAAGTCGCCGAGGTGGTCCGGAAGCACCAAGGTGCCTCCCGGGCGGCCGCGCGGGCAGCCGCCGTGGAAGCGTTGCGGGAGGCGGGGATTCCCGACCCCGAGCGGCGGGCGGCGCAGTACCCGCACCAGCTTTCCGGCGGGCTCCGGCAACGCGTCATGATCGCGATGGCGCTGGTCGGGCGGCCGCGGGTGCTCATCGCCGACGAGCCGACCACGGCACTGGACGTCACCGTGCAGGCCCAGATCCTCGAGCTGCTGGTGGACCTGCAGCGGCGGCACGGCATGGCGATCCTGCTCATCACCCACGACCTCGGCGTGGTCGCGGAGGTCGCCGACCGGGTCGTGGTGCTGAAGTCGGGCCGGGTCGTCGAAACCGGGGAAGTGGTGCCGCTGTTCGAGGCACCCCGCGAGGACTACACGCGTGAGCTGCTGCGTGCGACACCGAAGCTGGAGCGGGTATGA
- a CDS encoding ATP-binding cassette domain-containing protein — MTNLVEIRGLRKDYGALSAVDGVDLDVVSGETLAVVGESGSGKTTLTRLLLRLIEPTAGTVRFDGADLHALGAASLRKVRREMQVVLQDPYSSMNPRLRVTEIVAEPLVTHDPALRGRRGRAEIRERVAGLLTAVGLPPQVQDRYPHEFSGGQRQRISIARALALEPRLVVLDEPTSALDVSVQAQVLELLADLQDRLKLTYVFVSHNLAVVQRIADRVAVMHAGKIVELAGAKQLFSAPSHEYTRSLLDAVPNPDPRLARRRVTA; from the coding sequence ATGACGAACCTGGTCGAGATCCGCGGGCTGCGCAAGGACTACGGCGCACTGTCCGCTGTGGACGGAGTCGACCTCGACGTCGTCTCGGGGGAAACCCTGGCCGTGGTCGGCGAATCGGGCAGCGGCAAGACGACGCTGACCCGGCTGCTGCTGCGGTTGATCGAGCCGACGGCGGGAACCGTGCGCTTCGACGGCGCGGACCTGCACGCGCTGGGCGCGGCGAGCCTGCGCAAGGTGCGGCGCGAGATGCAGGTGGTGCTGCAGGACCCGTACTCCAGCATGAACCCGCGCCTGCGCGTGACGGAGATCGTCGCTGAGCCGCTGGTGACGCACGACCCCGCGCTGCGCGGCCGGCGCGGCCGGGCGGAGATCCGCGAGCGGGTGGCGGGCCTGCTGACGGCGGTCGGGCTGCCGCCGCAGGTGCAGGACCGGTACCCGCACGAGTTCTCCGGCGGCCAGCGGCAGCGGATCTCGATCGCCCGGGCACTGGCCCTGGAGCCGCGGCTGGTGGTGCTCGACGAGCCGACGAGCGCCCTCGACGTCTCGGTGCAGGCCCAGGTCCTCGAGCTGCTGGCCGACCTGCAGGACCGGCTGAAGCTGACCTACGTCTTCGTGTCGCACAACCTCGCGGTCGTGCAGCGGATCGCGGACCGGGTCGCGGTGATGCACGCGGGGAAGATCGTCGAGCTGGCCGGGGCGAAGCAGTTGTTCTCGGCACCGTCGCACGAGTACACGCGGAGCCTGCTCGACGCGGTGCCGAACCCCGACCCGCGGCTGGCCCGCCGCCGGGTGACGGCGTGA
- a CDS encoding ROK family protein produces the protein MSTGERPALRLVPAPATPPADAGPVLGAVELLPGRVRAALLDLSGTVLWRAEAAYPRGTADRADVDTALAEVARFPTPPAGVGVAAAGLVDAEAGVIIEVNEVPALHGYPVAEVLGRLVHAPVHIEHRARLQVLGDRWFGPGRGRTTFASVSTGEVLGVGLLYDGEVLAPPGGRSGAHMTVAASGRRCTCGARGCWKTVATTPWLRAEAERRGLGASTVRELAGHPLLDEYAGNIALGLVNIQQLFAPGLFVLHGEAAEGGERFRARIEQRLREDSSWARTAEPPRVVVNEGPADDVALLGGAGLVLSRR, from the coding sequence ATGAGCACCGGCGAACGCCCGGCCCTGCGGCTGGTCCCGGCGCCGGCCACGCCCCCGGCCGACGCCGGCCCGGTGCTGGGCGCCGTCGAGCTGCTGCCCGGCCGGGTCCGGGCCGCACTGCTCGACCTGTCCGGCACCGTGCTGTGGCGTGCCGAGGCTGCCTACCCGCGCGGCACCGCCGACCGGGCCGACGTCGACACCGCGCTGGCCGAGGTCGCGCGGTTCCCCACCCCGCCGGCGGGCGTCGGGGTGGCCGCCGCGGGCCTGGTGGACGCCGAGGCGGGCGTGATCATCGAGGTCAACGAGGTGCCCGCGCTGCACGGCTACCCCGTCGCCGAGGTGCTCGGCCGGCTGGTGCACGCCCCGGTCCACATCGAACACCGGGCCCGCCTGCAGGTGCTGGGCGACCGCTGGTTCGGGCCGGGCCGCGGCCGCACGACGTTCGCGTCGGTGTCGACGGGCGAAGTGCTCGGCGTCGGCCTGCTCTACGACGGCGAAGTGCTGGCCCCGCCGGGTGGCCGCAGCGGCGCGCACATGACGGTCGCCGCGAGCGGCCGCCGCTGCACCTGCGGGGCCCGCGGCTGCTGGAAGACCGTGGCGACGACGCCGTGGCTGCGCGCCGAAGCCGAGCGGCGTGGCCTCGGCGCGAGCACGGTGCGGGAGCTGGCGGGGCACCCGCTGCTGGACGAGTACGCGGGCAACATCGCGCTCGGCCTGGTGAACATCCAGCAGCTCTTCGCGCCCGGCCTGTTCGTCCTGCACGGCGAGGCCGCCGAGGGCGGGGAGCGCTTCCGGGCTCGGATCGAGCAGCGGCTGCGGGAGGACTCGTCGTGGGCGCGGACCGCGGAGCCGCCGCGGGTCGTGGTGAACGAGGGCCCGGCCGACGACGTCGCGCTGCTCGGCGGGGCGGGCCTGGTCCTGTCGCGCCGGTGA
- a CDS encoding creatininase family protein, whose amino-acid sequence MPELTRMTWQEVRDAARSAIALLPIGSQEQHAAHLPMGTDTMLAEAVADRALRRLDGAPVVVRLPALPFGHSPHHLFAAAVSLRASTLQAVLADVLDSLATSGFRRVLVVNGHGGNDEIMRLAVKEYALRADVALAACSYFSLGDGGTPGHAGRYETSLMLAAHAGLVRPREPRPEVTPPPLFAEPPYPGLTVERHGEWARVGGSTDDATTATAQDGADLLEDRVTALADAIRAFDAATRATHAEGEA is encoded by the coding sequence GTGCCGGAACTGACGCGGATGACCTGGCAGGAGGTACGCGACGCCGCTCGCTCGGCGATCGCGCTGCTGCCGATCGGTTCGCAGGAGCAGCACGCCGCCCACCTGCCGATGGGCACCGACACGATGCTCGCCGAGGCCGTCGCCGACCGCGCGTTGCGGCGGCTCGACGGGGCACCGGTGGTCGTGCGGCTGCCCGCGCTGCCGTTCGGCCACAGCCCGCACCACCTGTTCGCCGCCGCCGTGTCGCTGCGGGCCTCGACGCTGCAGGCCGTGCTCGCCGACGTCCTGGACTCGCTCGCCACCAGCGGGTTCCGGCGCGTCCTCGTGGTCAACGGTCACGGCGGCAACGACGAGATCATGCGGCTCGCCGTCAAGGAGTACGCGCTGCGGGCCGACGTCGCGCTCGCGGCGTGCTCGTACTTCTCGCTCGGCGACGGCGGTACGCCGGGCCACGCCGGGCGCTACGAGACGTCGTTGATGCTCGCCGCCCACGCCGGCCTGGTCCGCCCGCGGGAGCCGCGGCCCGAGGTCACGCCACCGCCGCTGTTCGCCGAGCCGCCGTACCCGGGGCTGACCGTCGAACGCCACGGCGAGTGGGCACGCGTCGGCGGCAGCACCGACGACGCCACCACCGCGACCGCCCAGGACGGCGCGGACCTGCTCGAAGACCGGGTGACCGCGCTGGCGGACGCGATCCGCGCGTTCGACGCGGCCACCCGCGCAACCCACGCCGAAGGGGAGGCATGA
- a CDS encoding mandelate racemase/muconate lactonizing enzyme family protein, producing the protein MKITDVDVRVVNLPLTNPFTSSFETKTGETRTVVRLRTDTGAEGWGETMWGRPVAELARKLGAELVGTSPFALEAFHRRHHMVPFFHGYLGYAALAALDVACWDLMGKITGQSVTDLLGGPVRDEVPITALITRADAPGAAGRELAQGLGEHAAKVVAEGGFTAVKLKGTKDVRGDVAIMRELRRALPDVELRVDPNAAWSVPDSIRAGLALEELDLEYLEDPCVGIEGMAQVRAKVRIPLCTNMCVVRFEEFAPAVRLGAVDVIHGDVYKWGGIAATKALAAHCETFGLGMNLHSGGELGIATAAHLAVVASTPVLSRAIDSMYYLHADDIVEPLQLTGGRLRVPAGPGLGVNVDEEKVAYYAKRNEEEGDLTG; encoded by the coding sequence ATGAAGATCACCGACGTCGACGTGCGGGTCGTGAACCTGCCGTTGACCAACCCGTTCACCAGCTCGTTCGAGACGAAGACGGGTGAAACCCGCACCGTCGTCCGGCTGCGCACCGACACCGGCGCCGAGGGCTGGGGCGAGACCATGTGGGGCCGCCCGGTCGCCGAGCTGGCCCGCAAGCTCGGCGCGGAGCTGGTGGGCACGAGCCCGTTCGCGCTGGAGGCGTTCCACCGCCGCCACCACATGGTGCCCTTCTTCCACGGCTACCTCGGCTACGCGGCGCTGGCCGCGCTCGACGTCGCCTGCTGGGACCTGATGGGCAAGATCACCGGTCAGTCGGTGACCGACCTGCTCGGCGGCCCGGTGCGCGACGAGGTCCCGATCACCGCGCTGATCACCCGCGCCGACGCGCCCGGCGCGGCCGGCCGCGAACTGGCCCAGGGGCTGGGGGAGCACGCGGCGAAGGTGGTCGCCGAGGGCGGCTTCACGGCGGTGAAGCTCAAGGGCACCAAGGACGTCCGCGGCGACGTCGCGATCATGCGCGAGCTGCGGCGCGCGCTGCCCGACGTCGAACTGCGGGTGGACCCGAACGCGGCGTGGTCGGTGCCGGACTCGATCCGCGCGGGGCTGGCCCTGGAGGAGCTCGACCTGGAGTACCTGGAGGACCCGTGCGTCGGCATCGAGGGCATGGCCCAGGTGCGGGCGAAGGTGCGGATCCCGTTGTGCACCAACATGTGCGTGGTCCGCTTCGAGGAGTTCGCCCCCGCGGTGCGGCTCGGCGCGGTGGACGTCATCCACGGCGACGTCTACAAGTGGGGCGGGATCGCGGCGACGAAGGCGCTGGCCGCGCACTGCGAGACCTTCGGCCTCGGGATGAACCTCCACAGCGGCGGGGAACTGGGCATCGCGACGGCCGCGCACCTCGCGGTGGTGGCGAGCACGCCGGTGCTCTCGCGCGCGATCGACAGCATGTACTACCTGCACGCGGACGACATCGTGGAGCCGCTCCAGCTGACCGGCGGCCGGCTGCGGGTGCCGGCCGGACCGGGGCTGGGCGTCAACGTGGACGAGGAAAAGGTGGCGTACTACGCGAAGCGCAACGAAGAGGAGGGCGATCTCACGGGGTGA
- a CDS encoding glycosyltransferase has product MRVLLSTYGTRGDIEPLVALAEQLRALGAGVRMCAPPDDEFGHRLAGAGIELVPVGPPVRALMRGTTPPSAAELSRYRTELVDAQFDVFPAAADGCDALVVAGLAQIGARSVAEAAGIRYVYTSYAAVNLPSPHHAPPPRPGWPEPAAHDNRTLWELDARNVNAQFGEILNARRAAIGLSPVDDVRDHVHTGRPWLAADPVLGPWRETPGLDVVQTGAWTQVDERPLPAELVTFLDAGTPPVYVGFGSIGTSPDVVRAAVEAIRAQGHRVLVSRGWADLALVDDRDDCFALGEVNHQRLFREVAAVVHHGGAGTTVTAAGAGVPQVVVALPVSDNPYWGSRVADLEVGAALDGPAATFESLSAALETALAPETRARATALGAEIRTDGASVAAGLLLDSLR; this is encoded by the coding sequence ATGCGGGTGCTGCTGTCCACGTACGGGACACGAGGCGACATCGAACCGCTGGTGGCACTGGCGGAGCAGCTGCGCGCACTCGGCGCCGGGGTGCGGATGTGTGCCCCGCCGGACGACGAGTTCGGGCACCGGCTGGCCGGTGCCGGGATCGAGCTGGTGCCGGTCGGGCCACCGGTGCGGGCGCTGATGCGCGGGACGACCCCGCCGTCGGCGGCGGAGCTGTCCCGGTACCGGACCGAACTGGTCGACGCGCAGTTCGACGTTTTCCCCGCGGCGGCCGACGGATGCGACGCGCTGGTGGTGGCCGGCCTGGCGCAGATCGGCGCGCGATCCGTGGCCGAAGCCGCGGGCATCCGCTACGTGTACACGAGCTACGCGGCGGTCAACCTGCCGTCGCCGCACCACGCGCCGCCCCCGCGGCCGGGCTGGCCCGAGCCGGCCGCACACGACAACCGGACGCTGTGGGAGCTGGACGCGCGAAACGTGAACGCGCAGTTCGGCGAAATCCTCAACGCCCGCCGGGCGGCGATCGGGCTGTCCCCCGTGGACGACGTCCGCGACCACGTCCACACCGGCCGGCCGTGGCTGGCGGCGGACCCGGTCCTGGGGCCGTGGCGGGAGACCCCGGGCCTCGACGTGGTGCAGACGGGTGCGTGGACCCAGGTGGACGAGCGCCCGCTGCCGGCCGAGCTGGTGACGTTCCTGGACGCGGGCACGCCGCCGGTCTACGTGGGCTTCGGCAGCATCGGGACGTCACCGGACGTCGTCCGCGCGGCCGTCGAGGCGATCCGCGCCCAGGGTCACCGCGTGCTCGTCTCCCGCGGCTGGGCGGACCTGGCCCTCGTCGACGACCGGGACGACTGCTTCGCGCTCGGCGAAGTCAACCACCAGCGCCTGTTCCGCGAGGTGGCCGCGGTGGTGCACCACGGCGGCGCGGGCACGACCGTGACGGCCGCCGGGGCGGGCGTGCCGCAGGTGGTGGTGGCACTCCCGGTGTCGGACAACCCGTACTGGGGCAGCCGGGTGGCGGACCTGGAGGTCGGCGCGGCACTCGACGGCCCGGCGGCGACCTTCGAGTCGTTGAGCGCCGCGCTCGAGACGGCCCTGGCACCCGAGACCCGCGCGCGGGCCACGGCGTTGGGCGCCGAGATCCGCACCGACGGAGCCTCGGTGGCCGCCGGCCTGCTGCTCGACTCCCTGCGGTGA
- a CDS encoding glycosyltransferase family protein, translating into MPGSSVLPDVSIILPCAGFGTRFGAPYAKELHCLAPGVTVLDRSLEAVVELAKSGLTVRVVVVFGTHKLDTVSYLARYAGIFQMVFVYQDESAEPGLDGAIRSALPITRGPVALVLPDIVVTGAGSAGGLLAALRQTEVAGWSVVAAEERDPGTLRQMGALTVVEGGGVVTVEAAAEKPADPSGFNALWGMVAVAEGEAHRLPDVVRREADSPLAGAVALMVERIVNYNTAEG; encoded by the coding sequence ATGCCTGGTTCGTCCGTACTCCCCGATGTTTCGATCATCTTGCCCTGCGCGGGATTCGGGACGCGCTTCGGCGCGCCCTACGCGAAGGAGCTGCATTGCCTGGCTCCCGGGGTCACCGTGCTGGACCGCAGCCTGGAGGCCGTCGTCGAACTGGCGAAGAGCGGGCTCACCGTGCGCGTCGTCGTCGTGTTCGGGACGCACAAGCTCGACACTGTGAGCTATCTCGCACGCTATGCCGGGATCTTTCAAATGGTCTTCGTCTACCAGGACGAATCGGCGGAACCGGGGCTCGACGGGGCGATCCGGTCCGCCCTGCCGATCACGCGGGGACCGGTGGCCCTCGTATTGCCTGACATCGTTGTCACCGGCGCGGGCAGTGCCGGCGGGCTGCTCGCCGCCCTGCGGCAGACGGAGGTGGCGGGCTGGAGCGTGGTGGCCGCCGAGGAGCGCGATCCCGGCACGCTGCGGCAGATGGGCGCGCTCACCGTGGTCGAGGGCGGCGGCGTCGTGACGGTCGAGGCGGCCGCCGAAAAGCCGGCGGATCCCTCGGGGTTCAACGCGCTCTGGGGCATGGTGGCGGTCGCCGAGGGGGAGGCGCACCGGTTGCCGGACGTGGTGCGGAGGGAGGCGGACAGCCCGTTGGCCGGCGCGGTCGCCCTCATGGTGGAGCGGATCGTCAACTACAACACCGCCGAGGGCTGA